Proteins co-encoded in one Apteryx mantelli isolate bAptMan1 chromosome 4, bAptMan1.hap1, whole genome shotgun sequence genomic window:
- the LOC136991826 gene encoding scavenger receptor cysteine-rich type 1 protein M130-like: MATTSQLLARALGLLLCVQICRGTGELRLVDGGSRCAGRVEVKHEGQWGTVCSYDFSWDVRGASVVCRQLGCGTVAMTSPYTPFGAGAGRIWLQPALCRGTETALHHCLHFGWGQHFCGHDWDVGVTCSDAMELRLVNGGGPCAGRVEVKLRGQWGTVADDEWDVEDAEVVCQQLGCGSAKSAYNWTRFGQGTGPIHLAVVDCHGNESALWDCTIKGWGSYIVPHDCDVGVVCQGFVRLVGGNSACSGRVEVRQGRSWATLCEAHMDLNAAHVICKELGCGAALAVTRAARFGAGAGPIWDGGFECAGNESLLSACTRRLPHGQGCTHASDAGVICSPYTGFRLANKSTECAGRVELEVRGTWGSLCDAGWDVPDAQVLCHHLRCGSAASVPRGGYFGTGSGPLWRDTFHCSGTESHLGECPATVLGIPACSPGCAAAVNCSGGAEPLRLVDGESRCDGRLEVALHGAWGRVLEQQWDASSASVVCRQLQCGVAQKAYTAPVQGPGLSPVGLSGLQCVGMEARLAQCNTTLPSTTPVGRAKDAAVVCSGSRRVRLASGPGRCAGRVEVYIQGAWSRVCEDAWDLSDAAVICRQLGCGMALAAPSSARYGRGSGPLWLGAGGCSGAEATLWECPAPALGQSGCKQGAGAAVICSELTDLRLVGDSSCTGRLEVFYNGTWGSMCANGTSPATAAVVCRQLGCGAGGRLQSAPTTSQGSGPAWLAWVHCGPGTDSLWHCLSAPWHLQPCDSLGDAHVTCDREPGDTRGTPTPATATGCPDGAACTGAPRSIMAGAEAMPVPTILCIVLGTLLCLALGALATQAWRAMARRRGPGRAADAISEAVYVELDCTLTPEYQEVPSGSDTPALPRHDPPDGYDDAAAVLDPGEAAAPGPSDGGVSEAEELGGTQPSLSPLEPLGATIDTPASAPRDAGYDDVGVSGPGMLL; encoded by the exons ATGGCCACCACCAGCCAGCTCCTTGCCagggcgctggggctgctgctgtgcgTGCAGATCTGCAGGG GCACCGGGGAGCTGCGGCTGGTTGACGGAGGCAGCCGCTGCGCGGGCCGAGTGGAGGTGAAGCACGAGGGCCAGTGGGGCACCGTGTGCAGCTATGACTTCAGCTGGGACGTCCGTGGGGCCTCCGTGGTCTGCAGGCAACTGGGATGTGGCACCGTGGCCATGACTTCTCCCTACACCCCgtttggggctggggctggccggatttggctgcaacctgccctctgcCGTGGCACCGAGACAGcactccaccactgcctgcactTCGGATGGGGCCAGCACTTCTGCGGTCACGACTGGGATGTCGGGGTGACGTGCTCAG ACGCCATGGAGCTGAGGCTGGTGAATGGAGGTGGTCCCTGTGCGGGCAGAGTGGAGGTGAAGCTGCGGGGCCAGTGGGGGACGGTGGCAGACGACGAATGGGACGTGGAGGATGCCGAGGTGGTGTgtcagcagctgggctgtggctcAGCCAAAAGTGCCTATAACTGGACCCGCTTTGGGCAAGGCACTGGACCAATTCATCTGGCTGTGGTTGACTGTCACGGGAATGAGTCCGCCCTCTGGGACTGCACTATCAAGGGATGGGGGTCATACATCGTCCCCCATGACTGTGATGTTGGTGTGGTCTGCCAAG GTTTCGTGCGGCTGGTTGGTGGGAATAGCGCCTGCTCGGGCCGTGTGGAGGTCAGGCAGGGACGAAGCTGGGCCACCCTCTGTGAGGCACACATGGACCTCAACGCCGCCCATGTCATCTGCAAGGAGCTGGGCTGCGGAGCAGCTCTGGCCGTCACCCGGGCGGCGCGCTTTGGGGCAGGAGCCGGGCCCATCTGGGACGGAGGCTTTGAATGTGCAGGCAACGAATCCCTCCTGTCTGCCTGCACCCGcaggctgccccacggccagggCTGCACCCACGCCAGCGATGCTGGTGTCATCTGCTCCC CCTACACGGGCTTTAGGCTGGCGAACAAGAGCACGGAATGCGCAGGGcgggtggagctggaggtgcggGGCACCTGGGGCTCCCTCTGTGATGCCGGCTGGGACGTGCCCGACGCCCAGGTGCTCTGCCACCACCTCCGCTGCGGGTCTGCTGCCTCTGTGCCCCGCGGAGGATATTTCGGGACAGGGAGCGGCCCGCTGTGGCGGGACACGTTTCACTGCAGCGGGACCGAGTCCCACCTGGGAGAGTGCCCTGCCACCGTGCTGGGGATCCCCGCCTGCTCGCCGGGCTGCGCTGCTGCAGTCAATTGCTCAG GTGGTGCTGAACCCCTGCGGCTGGTGGATGGGGAGAGCCGGTGCGACGGGCGCCTGGAGGTGGCCCTGCACGGGGCCTGGGGCCGAGTCCTGGAGCAGCAGTGGGACGCCAGCagtgccagcgtggtgtgccggcagctccagtgcggtGTGGCACAGAAGGCCTACACTGCCCCTGTGCAGGGGCCAGGGTTAAGCCCCGTGGGGCTGAGTGGGCTCCAGTGCGTGGGCATGGAGGCTCGCCTGGCCCAGTGCAACACCACGCTGCCCAGCACCACGCCGGTGGGCCGTGCCAAGGATGCAGCGGTTGTGTGCTCAG ggagccggcgggtgcggctggcgagcggccctgggcgctgtgctgggagagtggaggtctACATCCAGGGGGCCTGGAGCCGCGTCTGCGAGGACGCCTGGGACCTCTCAGACGCCGCCGTCATctgccgccagctgggctgtggcatgGCCCTGGCAGCACCTAGCTCGGCCCGCTACGGCCGGGGCTCGGGGCCACTGTGGCTGGGCGCTgggggctgctccggggctgAGGCGACGCTCTGGGAATGCCCAGCTCCGGCCCTGGGGCAGAGCGGCTGCAAGCAGGGCGCCGGCGCAGCAGTCATCTGCTCAG AGCTCACAGACCTGCGGCTGGTGGGCGACAGCAGCTGCACCGGGCGCCTGGAGGTCTTCTACAACGGGACGTGGGGCAGCATGTGCGCCAACGGCACCAGCCCTGCCACAGCCGccgtggtgtgccggcagctgggctgtggggccgggggccggcTGCAATCTGCCCCCACAACCTCCCAGGGCTCGGGCCCTGCGTGGCTGGCCTGGGTGCACTGCGGGCCGGGGACCGACTCCCTCTGGCACTGCCTCTCAGCACCCTGGCACCTGCAGCCCTGCGACTCCCTCGGGGACGCCCACGTCACATGTGACCGGGAGCCTGGAGACACCAGAGGGACTCCCACGCCAGCCACAGCAACCGGCTGCCCAGACGGTGCAGCCTGCACAG GTGCCCCCAGGAGCATCATGGCAGGGGCTGAGGCCATGCCAGTGCCCACCATCCTCTGCATCGTCCTGGGGACCCTTCTCTGCCTGGCCCTGGGTGCCCTTGCCACGCAGGCATGGCGCGCCATGGCTCGGCGCAGAG GCCCTGGCAGAGCCGCAGATGCAATCTCCGAGGCCGTCTATGTGGAGCTTGACTGTACCCTCACACCGGAGTACCAGGAGGTGCCCAGTGGCTCAG acacccctgccctgcccaggcaCGACCCCCCGGACGGGTATGATGATGCCGCGGCCGTGCTGGACCCGGGAgaggccgctgctccggggccgaGCGATGGAGGTGTCTCTGAGGCGGAGGAGCTGGGAG GGACCCAGCCCTCGCTGAGCCCCCTGGAGCCGCTGGGAGCCACGATAGACACCCCGGCCTCAGCGCCGAGGGACGCGGGCTATGACGACGTTGGTGTCAGTGGCCCCGGTATGTTGCTGTGA